A region of Etheostoma cragini isolate CJK2018 chromosome 2, CSU_Ecrag_1.0, whole genome shotgun sequence DNA encodes the following proteins:
- the LOC117934760 gene encoding beta-crystallin B1-like yields MSAGGEKSKSASQTDGKAAQNKMSDMGNMSYKMCVYDQENFQGRCIEITNECMNVCDMGMDRVRSLRVTCGPFVGYEQMNFCGEMFILEKGEYPRWDSWSNCQKNDYLLSFRPVRMDPEKHKICLYEVGEFKGRKMEIMDDDVPSLFSYGFTDRVGSVMVSCGTWVGYQFPGYRGSQYLLEKGEFRHFNEFGARYPQMQSIRRIRDMQWHPHGCYTMSSK; encoded by the exons ATGTCTGCCGGAGGAGAGAAATCCAAGTCTGCTTCCCAGACTGACGGGAAGGCGGCTCAGAACAAGATGTCTGATATGGGCAACATGTCCTATaag ATGTGTGTGTACGACCAGGAGAACTTCCAGGGCCGCTGCATCGAGATCACCAAcgagtgtatgaatgtgtgtgacatgGGAATGGACAGGGTGCGCTCCCTGCGCGTCACCTGCGGGCC cttCGTGGGCTATGAGCAGATGAACTTCTGTGGGGAGATGTTCATCCTGGAGAAGGGCGAGTACCCCCGCTGGGACTCCTGGAGCAACTGCCAGAAGAACGACTACCTGCTGTCCTTTAGGCCCGTCCGCATG GACCCCGAGAAGCACAAGATCTGCTTGTATGAGGTCGGAGAGTTCAAGGGCCGTAAGATGGAGATCATGGACGATGATGTCCCCAGCCTGTTTTCTTATGGTTTCACCGACAGAGTGGGCAGCGTCATGGTCAGCTGTGGAAC CTGGGTTGGTTACCAGTTCCCCGGCTACCGTGGCAGCCAGTACCTGCTGGAGAAGGGTGAATTCAGGCATTTCAACGAGTTTGGCGCCCGCTACCCCCAGATGCAGTCCATTAGGCGCATCCGCGACATGCAGTGGCACCCACACGGCTGCTACACCATGTCCTCCAAGTGA